In Desulfovibrio sp. JC022, the genomic window CCAGCAGCACGAAATCAATCCCAGCTGCCCCGGCAACCATGTTTTTCACGAATTTTTCATGGCCCGGAACATCGATGATGCTCAAATGTTCATCACCGCCGAGGTCAAGGCTGGCAAAGCCAAGCTCAATGGTGATGCCGCGTTTCTTTTCCTCTGCCAGACGGTCGCAGTCCGTCCCGGTCAGTGCTTTAATCAGGCTGGTCTTACCATGGTCAATATGACCGGCAGTTCCCATTACTACGGGCATTAGTGCTCCTTTGGGATGCCTCCGGCGGCTGGGGAGGCCCAAACAAAAGGTTTTGGGAGTGTCCAGAGAACCCTTTTGCAAAAGGGTTCTCTGGACCTCGGAGAGCCGCCGGAGGCATAATCTTTCAATTCTTAAAGCGCAAAGCGCATCAAACTAATTCTTCAAAAAAGTACGAAATGCCAATTCAGTAGCATACAAATCAGCCTTGCTGGTCAGCTCGAACGGGCTGTGCATGGAAAGCACAGGAGGACCGAAATCGATCACATCCATGCCGTAGAGGGCGAGAAATTTGGCAACAGTACCGCCTCCTCCAAGATCAACCTTGCCGAGTTCAGCCATCTGCCACGGCGCGCCTGCTTCGTTAAGGATATTGCGCAACCAGGCCACAAATTCGGGATGAGCATCGTTTGCACCGACCTTACCGCGATGCCCGGTAAATTTGCAAAAGCAGGGACCGTAGCCGAGATAAGCTGAGTTAAGCTTCTCGTGAGCGTCCTGATAATCAGGGTCGATTGCCGCATGAACGTCAGTGGAAAGAGCCTTACCGGCCATCATAACGCGCGACATTTTAGCGTTGGGCTCCCAAGCTTCGATCAGGTCTTCGAGGCAATATTCAAAAAAGAGTGACTTGGCTCCGGTGGAACCTTCAGAACCGACCTCTTCCTTATCGTAAAAAAGTACAATCTGAGCATGCTCAGGCTCGGGAGCATTGAGGAATGCTTCCAGCGCGAGAAACACGCAAGAACGGTCATCCTGTCCGTAACCGCCAACAACAGACTTATCGAGTCCGACGTAACGGGCCGGACCAGCGGGCACGATATGCATTTCCGCGCTGAACAGGTCTTCTTCAACGATATCGTATTTTTCGTTGAGCAGCTCCAGCACCTTACGCTTCGTGGAAGGTTTGCCGTTATCTTCTTCCCCGTCTTCATCATCCTTGGCAAAAGACAGGGAATGGCCCATCAAAATATTCAGCTTTTCAGCTTCAAAAGCATCGCTGACCTTTTTGGTAACCTGCTTTTGGGCAAGGTGCGGCAGCAGATCGAGAATGGAAAGGACCGGATCATCTATGTCTTCACCGATCACAACGTCAACTTTGCTACCATCTGCTTTAACCACTACCCCATGCAACGAAAGAGGACGCGCCAACCACTGGTATTTCCGGATACCGCCATAGTAGTGGGTCTTAGCCATGGACATACCAAGATCTTCGTACAAGGGATGCTGTTTCAGATCGATACGGGGGGTATCGGCATGCGCGCCCACCAGACGGAATCCTTCAGAAAGTGGCTTTTTACCCTTACGGGCAATAAAAATTGTCTTATCGCGGAAGGAACGGAAGCACTGGTCCGCGCCGAGGTAATCTTCAAATCCGGCTTCCGTAAGTTTTTCTTCAACGTATTTAATCGTCTCACGTTCGGTCTTGCAGCGGGTCAAAAAATCGATGTAACGGGCTGCGAGGTCATCCATACCCTGCTGGTGCTCTTCGTCTTTGAAAATTTCCCAGCAGCTTTTCGGTTCATGTTCAAGTTGTTTATTCATGTATAATTATCCTTTCAAAATCTGAGATATTGCGTCAGCGCAGAGTTTGTATTCTTCGCGGGTAAGAGTTCTTGGATCAAGGCAGAATGCGTCTTCTTCGATCCGGCCTACG contains:
- a CDS encoding aminopeptidase, yielding MNKQLEHEPKSCWEIFKDEEHQQGMDDLAARYIDFLTRCKTERETIKYVEEKLTEAGFEDYLGADQCFRSFRDKTIFIARKGKKPLSEGFRLVGAHADTPRIDLKQHPLYEDLGMSMAKTHYYGGIRKYQWLARPLSLHGVVVKADGSKVDVVIGEDIDDPVLSILDLLPHLAQKQVTKKVSDAFEAEKLNILMGHSLSFAKDDEDGEEDNGKPSTKRKVLELLNEKYDIVEEDLFSAEMHIVPAGPARYVGLDKSVVGGYGQDDRSCVFLALEAFLNAPEPEHAQIVLFYDKEEVGSEGSTGAKSLFFEYCLEDLIEAWEPNAKMSRVMMAGKALSTDVHAAIDPDYQDAHEKLNSAYLGYGPCFCKFTGHRGKVGANDAHPEFVAWLRNILNEAGAPWQMAELGKVDLGGGGTVAKFLALYGMDVIDFGPPVLSMHSPFELTSKADLYATELAFRTFLKN